TCGATGATTTGCCGCGCCAGACAGCCGATCGCCGTTTCCCTGCTTGCCGATTTTTCAACTGGCAGCTGATCTACCACCCGATCAAGTAAACTGCGACACACTTCCTCATGAATCCCTTTGGTCAACAGCTGCTGATAGAGTTCCGCCAATACTCCGCCGGCGCCCCACTCCCCCGGGAAACCACTAGTTTCCAACAGCCGGCTAAGCATTTTTTTCATTAATACTACTTCCTGACGTAATTCCCGGTAGCCGGCAGAAGCAAAAAATCCTGTCTGCTGTCCGGCAGACGTCTTGCAATTTACGGTTGAAGCAGTAAGTGAATTAGAATAACGGTTAATTCCCAGGCCGGGGACAAAATGATCATCCGGATAGTCAACTGCCGCCACAATTTCCACCAGTGATCCACCCTGGCCGGGAAGTTGCCGGGTTTCCAGGATCACCGCCTCCCGGCCGAGCTCCTTTTTCACCTCCAGCATCACTTTGGAAATATTATTACCACGAAAATGTTTTACTTTCATTTATTTAAACCTGTAATCAACCATGCCATTTCTGTTAATCCGCGGAAACTCTCCCCAGTGACTGGACTTTAACTGAAGGGGGGATTTCATTATGAGAAATCAAGACTAAACGGGGAATAAAACGTTCCAAAAGTCGTCGCAGATGAAAACGAACAATGGGAACACCCAACAACACCGGTCTGGCATTCATAATAGTAAATTTTTCGGAAAGCTGCTTAATCTTTTCCACCATAGCATAAACAACATTAGGATCAAGAGAGAGAAAAGCCCCGTGATCAGTACGCTGGATGGAATTATTGATCAGTTCTTCCAGTTTCGGGTCCAAAGTCATGACATAAAGCAGGTTGTTATCACCCAGATAACCTCGGGTTACGGTCCGCCCCAGATCCTGGCGCACATATTCGGTGAGCACGTCGGCATCACGAATCTGCATGGTATATTCGGACATGGTTTCAATAATAGTCATCAGGTCTTTAATCGGCACCTGCTCCCGCAGCAGATTCTGCAAAACCTTTTGCAGCGTCCCCCAGGGGACTACCCCGGGGACGAGATCCTCCACCACCTGTGGATACTCCCGGGAAAGGTTGTTAACCAGCTTCTGCACGTCCTGGCGGGTCATTAATTCATGGGCAAATTCACGGATTTTTTCAACCAGATGGGTCGCCACCACGGTCGAGGCATCCACCACCGTATAGCCCGCCAACTGGGCCCGTTCCCGCTGACGCTCCTCGATCCACAAGGCCGGCAGACCAAAGGCCGGTTCTTTTGTCGGAATTCCTTCCAGCGATGGCGCCTCATCCTCAGGATTCATTG
This genomic stretch from Pseudomonadota bacterium harbors:
- a CDS encoding FHIPEP family type III secretion protein, yielding PEQVETLLGVDSMELEVGYGMIPLVDASQGGDLLERIKMIRRQFVLDMGFILPSVHIRDNLQLKPNDYILKVKGNEVARGEVMVGYCLAMNPEDEAPSLEGIPTKEPAFGLPALWIEERQRERAQLAGYTVVDASTVVATHLVEKIREFAHELMTRQDVQKLVNNLSREYPQVVEDLVPGVVPWGTLQKVLQNLLREQVPIKDLMTIIETMSEYTMQIRDADVLTEYVRQDLGRTVTRGYLGDNNLLYVMTLDPKLEELINNSIQRTDHGAFLSLDPNVVYAMVEKIKQLSEKFTIMNARPVLLGVPIVRFHLRRLLERFIPRLVLISHNEIPPSVKVQSLGRVSAD